The Salinirubellus salinus genome segment CGCGAGTTCCTCGACGAACGCGTCGCTCGGGAAGCGGTAGCCTCCCTCGCCCTGCACGGGTTCGAGTATGAGGTAGGCCACGTCGGCCGGGTCGACGTACCCCGACTCTGGGTCGAGCATCCGCCGGAGCTGTGACGGGGTCTCGGCGTTCGGGAAGAAGCCACACGAACAGGTCGCCCGGGTACACGCCCGGTCGTCGCAGTACGGCACCTCGTGGATCCCGTGGATCTCTGGGAACCGCCGACGGTACACCTCCTTCGAGCGGTTGAGCGAGAGTGCCCCGAGCGTCCGGCCGTGGAACGCCCCCTCGAACGTGACGCCGTACTTGCCGTGCGACGCGTCGTAACACACCTTCATCGCGTTCTCGACGGCCTCGGCGCCGGAGTTCGAGAGGAAGACCGTGTCGAGCCCGTAGCGCTCGGTGGTCTCGGTCAGGAGGTCCATCAACTCCGCGGGACCGGGGTAGGCCGGTTCGGTCGGGTCACCAGCCGAGAGGTAGAAGTCCTGACCCGCGATCTTGAGCGGGTCCACCAGGTCGAACTCGGCCATCCGGTCGAGGATCTTCGGATTGTTGTAGCCGAGCGGGGCCGCACCGACGTGGGAGGTGAAATCGAGGAGGACGTTGCTGTCCACGTCGGTGACGAAGGGGCCGGCGGCGTCGGCCAGCGTGTCCCAGACGAACTCGTAGACGTAGGTGGAGGGCGCGGCGAACCGGTGGTGGTACTCGACCCGCTGTTCGGCCTTCGGGCCGGGGAACGAGTCGACTGAGACGGTCGCTGTAGCACGGTCCATGGCCCGCCGTAGGCCGGTGGGTGCCTTAAGAATCGGTGGTGTCCCGTCGATAATTGCCGGTCAGAGCAGTGCCACGGCCGTGACGGCCCCGGCGACGGTGAGCAACGCGGCGCTCCACCCGGCCACCCGGAGGCCGAACGCGCGTTCAGGCGCGAGCATCGTGAGTCCCACCTTGACGCCGATGGAGGCACCGGTGGCGAGCAACACGGCGAGGACGGCCGCCCCCGCGTCGACGGTACCGGCGCGGTAGAGCAGGACCGCCGAGGTCGTGGCACCGGCCGAGGAGACGAGGCCGGTGAGCGCCGCCGTCGCCAGCAGCCCCGCGGTACCGAAGGTGGCCTGTGCCAGTCCGCCGGCGACCACCACCCCGAGGAACAGCCCCCCGAAACCCAGCGCATAGCGGAGGGTGAACGGCGACTCGAGTTCCAGCGCCACCGACTCCGAGCGGTCGGCGACCAGCGCCGCGACGGCGACGCTCCCGGCGACGACGACGCCGAGCGGCAGGGCCACCCCGAACAGCGGACCGGCCGAGAGCGTGAACGCGAGGACGATGCCGAGGTTGCGCAGCGCCATCGCGGCGTTCGCCAGCAACACCGCCGCCAGTGCGTAGTCGGTCGCGGCCGGCCGCCGCCTGACGTGCTCCAGCATCGACCCCACCACGGCCGTCGAGGAGGCCAGCCCTCCGAAGAACCCCGTCACGGCGATGCCGCGCGAGCCGTAGTTCTGGACGACGGCGTAGTTCACGATGCCGATGGCGGCGACGAACACGACGATGGCCCAGACGGCCCGTGGCTCGACGGCCACCGTCTCACCCGCGACGCGGAGTGTCGTCTCGCCGGCCGGCAACAGCGGGTAGCCCACGAACGCGAGGACGGCGAACTCGCTCGCCGCCCGGACCTCCTCGCGCGAGAGGGCGTCGGCGAGGCCGTGGAGTTCCCGCTTCAGGACGAGGACGAGCGCCGACCCGACGGCGACGGTCACCCCCTCGAGCAGCAGGCCGGCCCCGACGAGGACGCCCACCGCGTAGGCGACGAGCAGGGTTGCGGCGGTGGTCAGCGAGAGGCCCCGCTCCTCGGCGAGGAGACCCCGCACGGTGAGCGCCACGCCCATCGCCACGGTGAGGAGGCCGCCGACCACCAGCAACCCCGGCCGGTCCAGCGTCTCGAACGCCGCGCCCAGCAGGGCCACCAGCGACAGCGTGCGGACGCCGGCGTCCTTCTCGGACCACTCCCGTTCGAGACCGAGGAAGAGCCCGAGCGCTCCGGCGAGCACGAGGCGAACCACCTGCGTGTCCAGGCCGGCGTACGACATGTGACATATATTGCCGAATATAGCAAAGTAGGTTCCGCTCCCTCCACCACCGGCCCCCCTACTTATTGCGGTGCCGACGAACCGCGCACTATGGACCTCGAGTGGGAGCGGTCCCGGTACGCGTGGGTGCTCGTCGGCATGGCCGTCGCCCTCACTATCGGGTTCGTCGTCTACTCGTTCGTTGGCACCATCGTGTTCGGCGTCTTCCTCTACTACGCCAGCCGTCCAGTGTACAAGCGGCTGTGCAGACGCATCGGCAACCGGGCGGTGGCCGCGACGCTGTCGATATTCGTGCTGGCGCTCCCGGTGTTGCTCCTGCTCGGCTACGCCATCGCGATCGCCCTCCAGGAGTTCGACCGGCTCTCCCGGACGGCCGATCTGGGGGCACTCGAGACGGCCCTGCAACCGTACCTCGACGTCGCCGGCGTCGTCGACGACCCCACGAGCATCCTGAACGACCCGAACGTCGCCGACTCGCTCCAGCCCCTCCTCGACACCGTGCTCTCCTCGCTGGGGCTGGTCGGCAACGGCCTGCTCCACGCGTTCATCGTCTTCGCGCTCGCGTACTACCTCCTGAAGGACGGCGCGCGCCTCCGCCGCTGGTTCGAGCGACGGTTCGCCGACGCCGACGGCGTGCTCAACGCGTACCTGACCGCCGTCGACCGCGACCTCCACCGCGTGTTCTCGGGCAACATCGCCAACGCGCTGTTCACGGCCGTGCTGGGCGCGTTCGCGTACAACGTCCTCGTCTCGTTCACACCGCCGGCCGCGGCCATCCCCTACCCGACGCTGTTCGGGCTGCTGGCCGGCGCCGCGTCGCTCGTCCCCGTCGTCGGGATGAAACTGGTCTACGTCCCCGTTGCCGGCTACCTCGCGGGTGTCCAGTACCTCTCGGCCGACCCCATCTGGTGGCCCGTCGTCGCGTTCGTGCTCCTGTCGTTCGTCGTCGTCGACACCATCCCGGACCTCATCATCCGGCCGCTCATCTCCGGCGGGAGTCCCTCCGCCCGCGTCGACCGCACGCCCCCGTTCGTCCACCTCTCGCTGAACGGCGAGGGAGGCCTCCACGTCGGCCTCATCATGTTCGCGTACATCTTCGGACCCATCCTGTTCGGTTGGTACGGCCTGTTCCTCGGCCCGATGGCGCTGGTCGCCATCACCCACTTCGCGAAACTGGTGCTGCCGGAACTGCTCGCCGGCGAACGCATCGTCCCCGTCGCCGTCGACCCCGGCGCGCTCGCGAACGAACCGCCGGTCGAGTCGCCGGCCGACCCGCCCACTGACGACCCGCCGGTGGACACCGAGAACCGACCCGACAATCACGACCCCGCGGGGACCGACCCCGCCGACGACTGACTACCCCGGCGGGGACTCCAGTTCCGTCCCGTCGCGGGGACAGTACGCGAACGACGGGTCGCGCGTCTCGAACCCGCAGACCGGACAGGTTCGGCGCTCGGGCCGCGACTCCGGTTCCCCGCGACCCCGGAACAGGAAGGGGACCAGCGGGAGGAACAGGAACAGCAGGAACGTATCGAAGTAGTACCACGCGGCGACGCTGACGACGAGGCTCAGGGCGAGACCGACGAGCGCCGTCAGGGTGCGCGAGGAGAGCGAGACCATCGGCTACGGGGCGGTGAGAACGGGAGGAGTCGCCCGGTCAGAGGACCTCGTCGAAATCCTTGTGGCCCTGGATGCCGACGCCCTCGCTCGTCACCTCGGCGAGGAATACGCCGTTACCGGAGCCGGTATCACGCTCGACGGCGGCCTTGATACCGGCCGCGGCGACCCGCTTGGCCTCCTCGTTGGACATGTCGTCCTCGTAGAGCCGCTCGAGGGTACCGTACGCCACGGTCAGCCCGGAGCCGGTGATGGTGTAGTCGTCCTCCATCACACCCCCGGCGGGGTCGATGGAGTAGACGTGGTGACCCTCGTCGTCGACGCCGCCGAGGATGGGGTTGATGGCGAAGAACGGGCCGCCGCGAGCGAAGTTACCCGCGAGCGTCGCCAGCGCGCCGATGCTGATGTCCTCGCCGCGGCGCGCCTCGTAGAGGTTCGCCTCGGCACGGAGCGAGCGGATGAACGACTGCGCGCCCCCGACGCTGCCGACGAGCGTGAGCGCGGCGTTCGGGTGGATCTGCTCGACCTTCTGGACGTTCTTGTTGGAGACGAAGCGGCCACCCAGCGAGGCGCGCATGTCCGTGGCGATGACGACCCCCTCGGCGGTGGTGATGCCGATGGTCGTCGTCCCGGTGGAGTTGACCTTCTCGAGGTCCTTCTCCGAGACGTCCGGGAGCGTGCCGAGCTCCGGCTCGTAGGGCGACGAGTCGAAGTCACGACCGGTCCGTGGCAGGGAGAAATCTGTCTCGTGCATTACCAGCCGGTACACGCGAGGCGCTGATAAAACCC includes the following:
- the psmB gene encoding archaeal proteasome endopeptidase complex subunit beta, with the translated sequence MHETDFSLPRTGRDFDSSPYEPELGTLPDVSEKDLEKVNSTGTTTIGITTAEGVVIATDMRASLGGRFVSNKNVQKVEQIHPNAALTLVGSVGGAQSFIRSLRAEANLYEARRGEDISIGALATLAGNFARGGPFFAINPILGGVDDEGHHVYSIDPAGGVMEDDYTITGSGLTVAYGTLERLYEDDMSNEEAKRVAAAGIKAAVERDTGSGNGVFLAEVTSEGVGIQGHKDFDEVL
- a CDS encoding class-III pyridoxal-phosphate-dependent aminotransferase translates to MDRATATVSVDSFPGPKAEQRVEYHHRFAAPSTYVYEFVWDTLADAAGPFVTDVDSNVLLDFTSHVGAAPLGYNNPKILDRMAEFDLVDPLKIAGQDFYLSAGDPTEPAYPGPAELMDLLTETTERYGLDTVFLSNSGAEAVENAMKVCYDASHGKYGVTFEGAFHGRTLGALSLNRSKEVYRRRFPEIHGIHEVPYCDDRACTRATCSCGFFPNAETPSQLRRMLDPESGYVDPADVAYLILEPVQGEGGYRFPSDAFVEELAALREEHGFLVIADEIQSGMGRTGEFWAVDDYPLDPDVVCAAKGLRVGATVASSETFPTETSRLSSTWGAGDIADAMQGALTIEAIHDHDLLANATAMGDLFLELLGERELPNVLDARGKGLMLAVEFDSKQRRDDVVDAAVQRGLLTLGCGTRTLRVLPPLDVTEREITMGVDLLAAAIEDAA
- a CDS encoding AI-2E family transporter codes for the protein MDLEWERSRYAWVLVGMAVALTIGFVVYSFVGTIVFGVFLYYASRPVYKRLCRRIGNRAVAATLSIFVLALPVLLLLGYAIAIALQEFDRLSRTADLGALETALQPYLDVAGVVDDPTSILNDPNVADSLQPLLDTVLSSLGLVGNGLLHAFIVFALAYYLLKDGARLRRWFERRFADADGVLNAYLTAVDRDLHRVFSGNIANALFTAVLGAFAYNVLVSFTPPAAAIPYPTLFGLLAGAASLVPVVGMKLVYVPVAGYLAGVQYLSADPIWWPVVAFVLLSFVVVDTIPDLIIRPLISGGSPSARVDRTPPFVHLSLNGEGGLHVGLIMFAYIFGPILFGWYGLFLGPMALVAITHFAKLVLPELLAGERIVPVAVDPGALANEPPVESPADPPTDDPPVDTENRPDNHDPAGTDPADD
- a CDS encoding MgtC/SapB family protein is translated as MSYAGLDTQVVRLVLAGALGLFLGLEREWSEKDAGVRTLSLVALLGAAFETLDRPGLLVVGGLLTVAMGVALTVRGLLAEERGLSLTTAATLLVAYAVGVLVGAGLLLEGVTVAVGSALVLVLKRELHGLADALSREEVRAASEFAVLAFVGYPLLPAGETTLRVAGETVAVEPRAVWAIVVFVAAIGIVNYAVVQNYGSRGIAVTGFFGGLASSTAVVGSMLEHVRRRPAATDYALAAVLLANAAMALRNLGIVLAFTLSAGPLFGVALPLGVVVAGSVAVAALVADRSESVALELESPFTLRYALGFGGLFLGVVVAGGLAQATFGTAGLLATAALTGLVSSAGATTSAVLLYRAGTVDAGAAVLAVLLATGASIGVKVGLTMLAPERAFGLRVAGWSAALLTVAGAVTAVALL